A single window of Ovis canadensis isolate MfBH-ARS-UI-01 breed Bighorn chromosome 15, ARS-UI_OviCan_v2, whole genome shotgun sequence DNA harbors:
- the LOC138420565 gene encoding olfactory receptor 8U9, which yields MIQINCTEVTEFVLAGLTDRQELKMPLFVLFLSIYLFTVAGNLGLILVIRTDSRLHTPMYFFLSNLAFVDFCYSSVITPKMLGSFLYKQNVIPFNGCAAQLGCFLAFMTAECLLLASMAYDRYVAVCNPLLYMVVMSPGVCVQLVAVPYGYSFLVALFHAILTFHLSYCHSNIINHFYCDNMPLLRLTRSDTHSKQLWIFACAGLMFISSLLIVFVSYVYIASAILKMRSAAGRRKAFSTCGSHMLAVTIFYGTLIFMYLQPSSNHSLDTDKMASVFYTVIIPMLNPLLYSLRNKEVKAALKKVIMNRNQAFMFMKLRK from the coding sequence ATGATCCAGATAAATTGCACTGAGGTGACGGAATTTGTTCTCGCGGGCCTCACAGATCGTCAGGAGTTGAAGATGCCCCTCTTTGTGCTGTTCTTATCCATCTACCTCTTCACAGTAGCAGGCAACCTGGGTCTGATCCTAGTCATCAGAACAGATTCAAGACTCCACACACCAATGTACTTCTTTCTTAGTAACTTGGCTTTTGTTGATTTCTGTTATTCTTCTGTCATTACACCCAAAATGCTGGGGAGTTTCTTGTACAAACAAAATGTTATCCCTTTCAATGGATGTGCTGCCCAGCTGGGCTGTTTCCTGGCCTTCATGACTGCCGAGTGTTTGCTACTGGCTTCCATGGCCTATGACCGGTATGTGGCCGTCTGTAACCCTCTCCTCTATATGGTCGTAATGTCCCCAGGCGTCTGCGTTCAGCTTGTGGCTGTCCCCTATGGCTACAGCTTCCTGGTCGCCCTATTTCATGCCATCCTCACCTTTCACCTCTCCTACTGCCATTCCAATATCATCAATCATTTCTATTGCGACAACATGCCTCTTCTCAGGCTCACTAGGTCAGACACTCACTCCAAGCAGCTATGGATTTTTGCCTGCGCTGGTCTCATGTTCATCTCTTCCCTTCTCATTGTCTTTGTCTCCTATGTGTACATTGCTTCCGCCATCCTGAAGATGCGCTCCGCTGCAGGCAGACGCAAGGCTTTTTCTACCTGTGGCTCCCACATGCTGGCAGTCACCATATTCTATGGAACCCTCATCTTTATGTACTTACAGCCAAGTTCTAATCATTCCCTTGACACAGATAAGATGGCCTCTGTCTTCTATACGGTGATCATTCCCATGTTGAACCCTTTACTCTACAGCCTGAGGAATAAGGAAGTGAAAGCTGCCCTGAAAAAAGTCATCATGAATAGAAACCAGGCTTTTATGTTCATGAAATTAAGAAAGTGA